The genomic DNA AAATCTTTGTATTACCATTTGTTggcaaataaacatttaaatacataGTGTAAATGTTTTATAGGTTTGGATTGTTTAAGAATCTAATTaaacatgaaaatataaatgatatatactatatattagatttttaaatatcttatttacatttgtatttttgtgtatttgtggttATATACTTCAGTAAGTATTAATGACGTTCACTGTTCAAAATGTACTCAATGTCTCTTACTATTACTGGCATCCAAGATAGCATATTTTATTTAAGTATATTATTTATTCAAGTATGATATGTGCTGCCTTAGCAAATACCATTGTCACAACTCTTTGAAAACCAAATGTGATcattgacaaaaatgtttgtTGATGTTAGGTTCTCCTGTAAATTAGGAATAATGGACATAATATATCATGTCAAAAATTGATATTGATATCAGTATCAACACACAAATGTTCTATATGAATACAGTAAAAGTGCAAAATATTgatgtgtcattggttgataagagacagagagataaaaaGACAcgtaaatgttgttttttagtTGTACATTGTTACCAGTTAGATGAGTGACTTTGGATATGAATCGGTCTAACTGTCAGCATTACATAAAGTCATTCATTTTTACTGTACAGACTCTTAACTTCCCGTTATGAATTTTTATTACTGTAATAATGTTTATAACAGATAAAACCAGGGTTGTAAAACACTTAACATAGCATGATGTTTCTCTTTCTGATGAGAAATTCGAGTGTACCCTGTCCTGTTGAATCAGGTGTGTGTGAAGGATTTTCCTCATTGAGGTCACGGATGTTGCCCTTTAATGGTAAATATACGAGCTCCACATGGCTTAATAAGCTTGTTTTGTTCTGCCTACACAGAACATTTGCTCTTTTCTAAGTAAGCGTTGAATTTGTTATCTCTCTAAATCTACAATTGAGGATGAGACATTGCATTGTTTAATCCTatacatttgaatttaaaacacactttattagTTCTGGCTTTTGAAAGCCTCAAGTTAAAAATGCAAGTCAGAGGGATGTCTACAGAATTTCTCATGATAATTgggtttacatggtttattgAGCGTTATTGTACATTTATAGTAAAGAGTAAATTTGCACTAATGATAtggaataaaataatataagttGTCAATAGTGATTCATGTACATTATATCAGAACATGTAAAGAGATGAAGCCAAGATAACATGAGTAACATGAACCATAATAGCAGAATAATTATACAACATGACACTCACTCTTTTTTGCTTATATAGATTTAAATGATTCAGGTTTGAGACTTGTTTACTTGATACTTGTTTCACCCCGAGGttgagcaaaatttcaaagaaCGTGTGATTAATCAAGAGCACCATTCCCTCTTCACTGATAAACATCTCCACGATATGGTGACATGTCAGTGAGTCACTCTCAAACACAAACAAGCCTGGCTGTCCCTCTCTCCCACTCGTCCTTTGTGGAAGTTGGCTCTCCTTTTCACCCTCTCCGGGATGTGCTGGCATCATTCTCCTAAAGTCAACATGTAGAGGGGACATTGGGTGGTCTCTTTCTGTCAGACCTTTTTATCTATAGCAGTAGCGCGTCAGTACAAAGCGGGGTCTAAGCCATGACAGCAGAGCCCCTGACTCAATGCTGCTTTGGTTAATCAGTAACCAGGGTGGGAGCACCGCTGGCCGGGTTAAAGTGAGGGAGCAGAGGAGCCAGCACCTCACTCAGCCCCTcactcagcagcagcagacacacacGGTAAGAGCAAACTTTGACTTTATCTCAGTAATTGCCTTTTGATTGTGCAGTACAGTAAGTGTACAAACTATTCAGAGATTAGGGGGAATGTTTGGGCTTGTATAACTAATGGGATTAATCCATTATGTTCTTAAAAAACAATGTTCTAAATGTCTCAAATGTGTCAAACTGCCTCTCTTTTTTAATTTGAGGGTTATCTACTTCATAAAAATAAACAGTACAACAAATTTCTGTAAAGTTGATACTTAAAGACAAGGTTATaatgaatcaaatcaaataaaaattgTATGGATCTTGACATAAAACATCAGTGATAATGAATCACGCATGTTTTTTGACCTCATCAAGTCACCAGGTACACAGATTGGTTGGTTGTGTATAAGAACATTTGAGTGCACCGGTTTTATTGATAAGAGACCAAGGCCATGCCCTGTGATACATTTACAAAGAATCTAGTGTTTGCTCACCTCCTCCAACAGTCCATCAGTCCACATTTCTGCATGTTCATCTCAAAGGATAAAGTCCTATTTTCCATAAGAGCATTCACCCAAGTTACTGTCCTTCACAGACATTGAGGTTAATGCATAATAAGTTTTCATGAAGGAGAGAAGGTTGTCAGTTCAACTTATGGTCAACTGCAGCAATTAAAAGTGTTTACTCTGCATTCATTAGGGAGCTCGAGTAACAACATTTCAATgagaaaatgtgaaataaaCTATCAATGAacttgttgattattttttttaattatatactTTATGTGCATACAAGTTGGTTTTGTAACTTATatctattcatttattttagatGATGTGTTTATTTGTACAGTTATTACAGCATAAATGCAGCCAAATTTGTGTAATATTTTCCAATCACAGTGAACAGTTTTGTCTTAATATATGGTGACAATTTGGTTTGATTTGTGTCTCCAATCTGAAAGCTGCTTTAACAGAatccaaataaacaacaaacaatatCCAAATTAAACATCCATCTTATTTGAGTCAGTGAACACATACAAATTCAAACACAGACGCACGTAGATGCGTCTTCATTATATATGCAACTTCTGTTGTAGAGGGTAATGCCTGCTCTCATTCACTGACCAGCAGGAGAGAGGACATACAAAGAGCAATCAATTCATCACTGACAGGCCACTCTATGTCCAATGTTCCTGCCAGCCAATCCTTTCAAGCCACACTAATAGTGATTTAGCATTCACAAGCCACCCAATATTTAGTGCTCAAGAGGCATGCTGATGGGTTGATACACTCAAGGTGATTCATTgtaaactaaaatatatatgtCTCCCTCCACAGAAGGAATTGTTTTAAGGTGACAGCCAACAACAGGTAAAATGCAGATACTGCGGTCACCTCTCGTAGCCTTCCTACTCTGTTGCTACCTCTCAGGAAGCCAAGCTAACCGCGTCTACGTCCACCCCTTCCATCTATTTGCTGCTGAGAATGTCAGCTGCGAGACCCTGCAGACCCAGACGTCCAAGCCTCTGAAGACGCTTCCTGTGGCCCCTCTTGATATTGAAGTCCTGACACCAGATAGTAGAGACCTATTGAAAGTGGACGCACAGAGGCAGAACATCTCAGAGAGGACAGCAGTCCTGGCAGAGCTGTTGAACTCTCTGGGCCTGAGGATGTACCAGGCTGTCAGCAGCGAGCAGCACAGCACTAACACCCTCCTCTCTCCGGTCAACACCATTGGATCCCTCGTCACCTTCTACCTGGGGGCCTCAAAGAAGACAGCAAGCTCGTTCCAGGTCTTTGCTTTTGAAAAAAGAATCCTTTACTATTTCGAATGAGAGAATGATCTTGTAGCCTACATGCATTCAAAGAAGTTCATCTTTCCCTATTCACTCCTTTCCTTTCAGCTTCTACTGGGCCTGAGCAGTGACACCGACCGAGAGGACTGTGTGTCCTTAATGGACGGACACAAGGTTCTCAAGACCCTGCAGGGCATTAACTCTCTGGTGGACGACGGGCCGAAAGATGAAATCACAACCCAGGTCTGGACCTTCACTCGCCAGGACGCTCAACTGTCCGAGGACTTTGTTCAAGGCACACAGGACTTCTCTGACACATCGTTCATCCGCGGTGTGGACTTCTCCAGACCTCAAGAGGCTGAGCAGCTGGTGAACAGCTTTGTGGAGAAGACATCAGACGGGAGGGTGAAGGGCATCTTTAAAGATCTGAACTCCAGCAGCGACCTTCTGTTTGTTTCTTCCTTCAACTTCCAAggtctgtctctttttctattttgtttAAACTTCTGTTAAATTGATTTTACAGAATACACACATTGAGTTTcataatttaaattcaaaactgACTTTGGATTTTAGGACTGAGAATAGATACCACATTTTAAGTAAATATTTATCACAATGCCAGGATGATAATATTAAATGAAGATGGTACCACTTATTATATTTGAATTCATTTCTCAGTACATTTACCATACAGCATGTTTTAACAAGTACTAGTACAGGGGTACATTCTGAAATTTCTttatgcataattcctaaaataattatactataataatgaattaatgtaGTGATAGATTCTAAATATTTGAAATGTAGGCTAGCATTGGAATGTTTTTCAAttacaaggttgttgtttagCCTTAACAGGTGCAGCGTTGtacctctttatataggcctttttttctaccaaaaatgctTTGCGCTgttcagggggtacttggctgaaaaaatatttcaaagagggtacattattgaaaaaagtttgaaaaccacTGCCACACAGTATACGTGTGCCAGTCAAACACACTTAGAAACAGtaatttcagagagagagagagagagagagagagagagagagagagagagagagagagagagagagagagagagagagagaggaggacagataATAATGTTCAGAGTTCTGCCAACTACTGCCCCACTTTGCAGTTCCTGATTTTGTTCTTTGGTTGTGTCTGTTTAGGCAACTGGAGGACAGCTTTTCAACCAGAGAAGACCTCCTTGCAGGAGTTTCATGTGGATGAAACAACAACAGTAATGGCTCCACTGATGACCCACACGGGTCAGTACTACTACCTGAATGATAAGGTAAATCTTAGTTTaggaaatgttgttttttttatgcataTTTGTTGACTCATTTGTGTATTTCTGTTCACCACATATTTGCAGCTATAAACTATGAAATGTACCCGGGTGAGGACTCATCTGTGATATTTCTTCTCTTGTTACCATGAAGGTACGGCGGTGTACAGTTGTGAAGCTGTCTCTGAGCAAACGGTCCTACATGTTGTTGGTCCTGCCTCATGAAGGGGCCAGCCTCCAGGATATTGAGTCTAAGCTCACTACGCGCACTGATGTCATGTCTGGCTGGCACAAGAGCCTCCAGGAGGGGTGAGTATTGTGTAAATCCAGACCTACAGGAGTATCACCTCCGATGCTTGATAACCTTACATACAATATCACTGATGGACTAAAAATTCTGAAGCATCTTTGGTCATATTATGTGCCCATCCATTTAAATTTCATCAATGTCATGTTCAGTTATATAATCAATCAAGTCAATGATATGTATTTCTGTTCAAACGTCACTTTTTAAGataatatactttattgtcattgcatgttAAACACAATGACATTTTGTTTGGCAGTAATCCACTCCACTAAGCAgcatatatcaatatatttattaaaaaaggaaaatatttattattattatataatatatattatatttatatatttttattaaaaaaggaaagatatatatatatatataaattaatatAGTCATAGTCATATTGTACATATGTGGTGCataaaattatataaataaaagaatgaTTAGCTCATTCTAAAATGTTGGCCTATTTTGTGTAATTACAACTTATTGCATAATACTTGTGTCTTAGTTACAATTGCagtttgtattattaataaGTGATTAAACCTACATTCATCATAACAACTTGCCAGCAAGttacatatatctatatttcCAAAACGTTTTTGGGCTGTACTATTTTCCATCATTTTACCAAAACAAAACTGGaattttcatcactttaaaaaaagatttccaGGAGTTCCTGGTTTTATAGTAAAATCCATTTTATTGGCTTTAAGTTAAAATACCTTAGTTAGTAACGGTTTAtcagtcataataataataataataataatgtcatcGTATCAATGTAGAGCAAATGGGGCTATAGGTTTTAAGGGCAGAAAGAGTTGGTTACAGTCCTATTTCAGTTCAAATACTTTacactttattttcatttcacaaacTTAAAATCGGTCTCCCATTCTGTCCATCCACCCAGTCTGTTGGAGCTGTCCCTCCCGAAGTTCTCAATGTCTTCTGTGACTGATCTGCGTGACCTGCTGACCAACATGGATCCAGAAATTGAGGCCAAGCTGTTGGGCTCCCAGGCTGAGTTCAGCCAACTCAGCAACATCAAACCCTTCACTATAGATAAGGTGAACTAAATCAGTGTTGATCTTaccattttataaaaaataaaaacaacactcACTTTATGTGTGCATCATTAACagatctctctctgtgtcctctcaGGCGGTCAACAAGGTGTTGTTTGAGATGTCAGAGGAAGGAGCAGAACCTCAGGACAAGATCCAGGAAGAGGGCGTCCCTGTGAAACTGTTAATCAACCGGccgttcttcttttctgtcATAGAGGGAGATTTTAACGCCATCCTCATGTTGGGCAAGATCACAAATCCTACACTGTAAAGTTTAGATCATAGCTGAGTTTTCTAGCTGAAATAATGCCCACATACATTTCATGAGAAACAAAGAACAACCCGGCTCAAGAAGGATCTATCAATATTCGACAGTGTTATCTTTCACCACCAAGCGGACTGGCGATCCCTGTGTATTTATGAAAAGCTGTTACTTTAAGATGTTTTCAAGCAGCCTGTTAAAAatcataatttgttttatttctgtaaaaTGTATCATGGCAGAGTGCTGTACAGTATTTTTCAGTAGAGTAGGTACAGTAACTAATACTTTGTATATTGTAACTAAGtctatttttgttttatgattGATGTCATTGTTTTCCATTAGGGGTTCAGATAAAGTCATTAACATTTCAATGCTTCAAATgagtattaatattatattataataatatcacCGCCTAATACAATTTAGTGTATACTGAATGTTGAGTAGATATTAAGAGCTATGCACTACCTGTTACAAAACCCTATGTCTGTATTTTAATAATGGAGCCATCTGCAAATCATAAAATCTGTAACAAAGGTATTATAAT from Sander lucioperca isolate FBNREF2018 chromosome 15, SLUC_FBN_1.2, whole genome shotgun sequence includes the following:
- the agt gene encoding angiotensinogen, with amino-acid sequence MQILRSPLVAFLLCCYLSGSQANRVYVHPFHLFAAENVSCETLQTQTSKPLKTLPVAPLDIEVLTPDSRDLLKVDAQRQNISERTAVLAELLNSLGLRMYQAVSSEQHSTNTLLSPVNTIGSLVTFYLGASKKTASSFQLLLGLSSDTDREDCVSLMDGHKVLKTLQGINSLVDDGPKDEITTQVWTFTRQDAQLSEDFVQGTQDFSDTSFIRGVDFSRPQEAEQLVNSFVEKTSDGRVKGIFKDLNSSSDLLFVSSFNFQGNWRTAFQPEKTSLQEFHVDETTTVMAPLMTHTGQYYYLNDKVRRCTVVKLSLSKRSYMLLVLPHEGASLQDIESKLTTRTDVMSGWHKSLQEGLLELSLPKFSMSSVTDLRDLLTNMDPEIEAKLLGSQAEFSQLSNIKPFTIDKAVNKVLFEMSEEGAEPQDKIQEEGVPVKLLINRPFFFSVIEGDFNAILMLGKITNPTL